Proteins encoded in a region of the Macaca mulatta isolate MMU2019108-1 chromosome X, T2T-MMU8v2.0, whole genome shotgun sequence genome:
- the NAP1L3 gene encoding nucleosome assembly protein 1-like 3 yields the protein MAEADFKMVSEPVAHGVAEEEMASSTSDSGEESDSSSSSSSTSGSSSGSSSSGSSSSSSGSGSSSSSGSTSSRSRLYRKKRVPEPSSRARRAPLGTNFVDRLPQAVRNRVQALRNIQEECDKVDTLFLKAIHDLERKYAELNKPLYDRRFQIINAEYEPTEEECEWNSEDEEFSSDEEVQDNTPSEMPPLEGEEEETPKENPEVKAEEKEVPKEIPEVKDEEKEVPKEIPEIKAEEKADSKADCMEATPEVKEDPKEAPQVKADDKEQPKATEAKARPAVREAHKRVPEERLQDSVDLKRARRGKPKREDPKGIPDYWLIVLKNVDKLGPMIQKYDEPILKFLSDVSLKFSKPGQPVSYTFEFHFLPNPYFRNEVLVKTYIIKSKPDHNDPFFSWGWEIEDCKGCKIDWRRGKDVTVTTTQSRTTATGEIEIQPRVVPNASFFNFFSPPEIPMIGKLEPREDAILDEDFEIGQILHDNVILKSIYYYTGEVNGTYYQFGKHYGNRKYRK from the coding sequence ATGGCAGAAGCAGATTTTAAAATGGTCTCGGAACCCGTCGCCCATGGGGTTGCCGAAGAGGAGATGGCTAGCTCGACTAGTGATTCTGGGGAAGAATCTGACAGCAGTAGCTCTAGCAGCAGCACTAGtggcagcagcagcggcagcagcagtagtggcagcagcagcagcagcagcggcagcggcagcagcagcagcagcggcagcactAGCAGCCGCAGCCGCTTATATAGAAAGAAGAGGGTACCTGAGCCTTCCAGCAGGGCGCGGCGGGCCCCCTTGGGAACAAATTTCGTGGATAGGCTGCCTCAGGCAGTTAGAAATCGTGTGCAAGCGCTTAGAAACATTCAAGAAGAATGTGACAAGGTAGACACCCTGTTCTTAAAAGCAATTCATGATCTTGAAAGAAAATATGCTGAACTCAACAAGCCTCTATATGATAGGCGGTTTCAAATCATCAATGCAGAATACGAGCCTACAGAAGAAGAATGTGAATGGAATTCAGAGGATGAGGAGTTCAGCAGTGATGAGGAGGTGCAGGATAACACCCCTAGTGAAATGCCTCCCTTAGAGGGTGAGGAAGAAGAAACCCCTAAAGAAAACCCAGAGGTGAAAGCTGAAGAGAAGGAAGTTCCTAAAGAAATTCCTGAggtaaaagatgaagaaaaggaagTTCCTAAAGAAATCCCTGAGATAAAGGCTGAAGAAAAAGCAGATTCTAAAGCAGACTGTATGGAGGCAACCCCTGAAGTAAAAGAAGATCCTAAAGAAGCCCCCCAGGTAAAGGCAGATGATAAAGAACAGCCTAAAGCAACAGAGGCTAAGGCAAGGCCTGCAGTAAGAGAGGCTCATAAAAGAGTTCCTGAGGAAAGGCTTCAGGACAGTGTAGATCTTAAAAGAGCTAGGAGGGGAAAGCCTAAAAGAGAAGACCCTAAAGGCATTCCTGACTATTGGCTGATTGTTTTAAAGAATGTTGACAAGCTCGGGCCTATGATTCAGAAGTATGATGAGCCCATTCTGAAGTTCTTGTCGGATGTTAGCCTGAAGTTCTCAAAACCTGGCCAGCCTGTAAGTTACAcctttgaatttcattttctacCCAATCCATACTTCAGAAATGAGGTGCTGGTGAAGACATATATAATAAAGTCAAAACCAGATCACAATGATCCCTTCTTTTCTTGGGGATGGGAAATTGAAGATTGCAAAGGCTGCAAGATAGActggagaagaggaaaagatgTTACTGTGACAACTACTCAGAGTCGCACAACTGCTACTGGAGAAATTGAAATCCAGCCAAGAGTGGTTCCTAATGCATCattcttcaatttctttagtCCTCCTGAGATTCCTATGATTGGGAAGCTGGAACCACGAGAAGATGCTATCCTGGATGAGGATTTTGAAATTGGGCAGATTTTACATGATAATGTCATCCTGAAATCAATCTATTACTATACTGGAGAAGTCAATGGTACCTACTATCAATTTGGCAAACATTATGGaaacaggaaatacagaaaataa